cTTCAAAAGGTGAAATAATGCTAATTTCTAAATATGATTTTCaatagtaataattttatttcatttctgaAATAATGACCACACAAAATCTCTCTTAACCAAACTAAACGCAATTTGTATTCACAATCacctattataaataaattactaaaaaatattttatttatgttattaaaattaaatctgcTTGAAAAAATGTTGTCTACATAATTAAATGTATAtgttttaaaacaattattaatattctaaaCAAGTGAAAAGGAACTTATGACATCGctttttgtgtaaaaaagtTCAATGTCAAATAAATGTCATTCACCGAGAACCTAGAAAATCAGTGCGTTTTCGTTACttacattttacatttatttaaagcAATTAGTAATTGCCACACTAATTGCTTCATAACTATTGGTCGATTGCTCAATTTTGATTGAATTTGAACCTATCATACGCGATCATTAGTAATCATTACAATCTGTAAAAGGGAACAAGCTAAAACTGTGGTATATAAAGTGActgcacataatattgaaacttttgaatattttactttaaaaacGGGTAGGCCGTCTTTACTTTAAAAGTGTGCAAAATAAGTGAAATAATTATTGCTTTAAAATAGACACCCGTGCCGTGGTTCGTGTTATAAAAttcagataaaagtttggttAGGTTATCACTAACATGGAAACTAAAGCAGATTTTCAGTACCCGCACACTTTTATATTGCTGGGTGCATCAGGAGACTTGGCAAAAAAGAAGATTTATCCAACCATTTGGTTTTTATATCGTGACGACCTTTTACCAGAGAAGACAAAATTTATTGGTTATGCACGCACCAAACAGACTATGGCAGAAGTTCGCCAGAAAAGCGAAAAATATATGAAAGTGCGTCCCGGAGATGAAGAAAAATTTGAGAAATTTTGGGCTGCCAATGACTATCATGCAGGTTCCTATGATAAGCGTATAGATTACGAATTGCTCAATCAACTCATTACTAAGCATGAAAAAGGACCTGTAGCTAACAGGATATTTTATTTAGCTGTGCCGCCGACTGTGTTTTCGGATGTTACTGTAAATATCAGAAACGCCTGTACGTCAATAAAAGGATACACCAGAGTTATTATTGAAAAACCCTTTGGCAGAGATGACATTTCTTCCAACAAATTAAGCCAGCATCTTGCGGGTCTCTTCAAGGAAGAGCAGATCTATAGAATAGATCATTATCTTGGAAAGGAAATGGTACAGAATTTGTTGACTATTCGATTTGCTAATTCTATTTTTGACCCCTCATGGAACCGTGAAAATATTGCATCGGTTCTGATTTCATTTAAGGAACCATTTGGAACCGAAGGCAGAGGTGGATACTTTGATGACTTTGGCATCATAAGAGATGTTATGCAAAACCACCTTCTTCAAATCCTATCTCTTGTTGCTATGGAGAAACCAGTGTCATTGAATCCAAATGACATTAGAGATGAAAAAGTGAAAGTATTGAGACACATTCGTCCTATACGTAAAGAAGACATATTGATAGGCCAGTATGTTGGTAACCCTGATGGACAAGGTGATGAGAAGTTAGGTTATTTGGATGACCCCACTGTTCCTGATGGTTCAGTGACACCAACTTATGCTTTGGCGGCATTGTGGATTAATAATTCCAGGTGGCAAGGTGTGCCATTTATCTTACGATGTGGTAAGGCACTTAACGAGAGAAAAGCAGAAGTAAGAGTGCAGTATAAAGATGTGCCGGGAGATATATTTGACGGGCATGCAAAGAGGAATGAGCTGGTACTAAGAGTACAACCAGGTGAAGCAGTGTACGTAAAATTGATGTCCAAATCTCCAGGAATGAATTTCGATCTTGTGGAAGCTGAACTGGATTTAACTTATAGCTTGCGTTATAGAGAAGCGAATGTGCCTGATGCATATGAAAGATTAATTTTAGATGTCTTCATGGGCAGTCAAATGCATTTCGTACGCAATGATGAGTTGACTGAAGCTTGGCGTATATTCACACCTATCTTAAAAGAATTGGAAGAGAACCAAGTGAAACCTATTCCTTACGTGTTTGGATCTCGGGGTCCTCAAGAAGCAGACAGCAA
This genomic interval from Ostrinia nubilalis chromosome 3, ilOstNubi1.1, whole genome shotgun sequence contains the following:
- the LOC135087953 gene encoding glucose-6-phosphate 1-dehydrogenase, with product METKADFQYPHTFILLGASGDLAKKKIYPTIWFLYRDDLLPEKTKFIGYARTKQTMAEVRQKSEKYMKVRPGDEEKFEKFWAANDYHAGSYDKRIDYELLNQLITKHEKGPVANRIFYLAVPPTVFSDVTVNIRNACTSIKGYTRVIIEKPFGRDDISSNKLSQHLAGLFKEEQIYRIDHYLGKEMVQNLLTIRFANSIFDPSWNRENIASVLISFKEPFGTEGRGGYFDDFGIIRDVMQNHLLQILSLVAMEKPVSLNPNDIRDEKVKVLRHIRPIRKEDILIGQYVGNPDGQGDEKLGYLDDPTVPDGSVTPTYALAALWINNSRWQGVPFILRCGKALNERKAEVRVQYKDVPGDIFDGHAKRNELVLRVQPGEAVYVKLMSKSPGMNFDLVEAELDLTYSLRYREANVPDAYERLILDVFMGSQMHFVRNDELTEAWRIFTPILKELEENQVKPIPYVFGSRGPQEADSKLKGYDFKYSGSYKWVKPALP